TCGGCGTATTCACCCTAAACCGCTCAAACCAATTCAAGTGAGTTTATTTGGCTATTTTAAAAAAGTACCACAGTCGCTTACGGCAGTGCATTTTGCAGGCATTATTAATGGTAGTTTTTATGGTTTGGCACCTACGTTTGCAAGCCTTTCGGGCTTTAGCGCCCAAGAAATTGCATTATTTATGTCTATCACCATTTTTGCAGGTTTATTGGCGCAGTGGCCGATGGGTGTTATTTCCGACAAAATACGCCGCAGTATTTTAATTCGCAGTAACGCGGTTGCCATTGGTGTGGTGAGTTTGGCCTTATTTTTATTGCCACTTACTCAGTATGTCGCTTATGCCCTAACTTTTGCCTTTGGCTTATTTGCATTTACGCTCTACCCGCTTTCATCAGCGCTAGCAAACTCGCGTGTAGAAGATGAAGATCGTGTAGGTGTATCGTCTGCCTTGTTGATTATGTTTGGCGCAGGCGCCGCGATTGGTTCGGCCGTGAATGCGCAAATTATGGCGTTTTTTGGTCACCAAGCTTTGTATGGTTCAACTGCGGTGCTCACTGTGGTGATGTTTGCACTGCTAAGCTTTATTAACTCTAAGCAAAAAGCGGAACAACCCGAGCCAAGCGATTATGTGGTGGGTACATCCGATGTAACCGCATCACCACTGGCTGCAACTATGGATCCGCGTATTGAAGAAACCACAGCGCACGAACAATTGCTGGTAGTAGATGAGGAAAACACTCACTCTCAAGAAGATTTAGACGATGAAGAGTTTGATGACCAAGAGTTTACTAAGCAGCAACACCCAGATTTAGATGTAAGTTCAGAGCAAACCCTAAAAGCAAATGAAGATAATAAAAATCAAGCTTCAAGCTAACTTATTTAAATAACAAAAAAGCCCGCATTTAGCGGGCTTCTTACTTTTGGAAAAATGTATTACTTCACTTTCCACGTAATTTCATCGCCTGCGCGAATTGGCACAACAACGTCATCGCCTAGTGGGTATGACTCTGGTACTTGCCACGTGTCTTTTTCAAGTGTGACTGTGTCGGTATTGCGTGGTAAACCGTAGAAATCTGGGCCATTAAAGCTCGCAAACGCTTCTAACTTATCAAGTGCGCCTGCTTCTTCAAATGCTTCTGCGTATAGCTCAAGTGCAGCGTGCGCAGTGTAAGAACCAGCACAACCACATGACGCTTCTTTTTTATCTTTTAGGTGCGGCGCTGAATCTGTGCCTAAGAAGAATTTTTTGCTGCCGCTTGTTGCCGCTTTAATTAACGCTTCTTGGTGAATATTGCGCTTTAAAATTGGTAAACAGTAATAATGTGGACGAATGCCACCTGCTAGCATGTGGTTACGGTTATACAGTAAGTGATGCGCCGTAATGGTTGCTGCAACATTGTCGCCTGCTGCCGCGACAAATTCTGCCGCATCTTTTGTGGTAATGTGCTCTAGTACAATTTTCAGATTTGGGAAATCATCCACAATTTTGCACAGAATATTTTCAATAAATACTTTTTCGCGGTCAAAAATATCAATGCTTGAATCAGTTACTTCACCGTGAATTAGTAACAGCATACCTACTTCAGCCATGGCTTCAAATACCGGGTACATGCCTTCAATTGAAGTTACGCCTGAATCTGAGTTAGTGGTTGCGCCTGCTGGGTATAATTTAGCAGCAACAATTTTACCGCTCGCTTTCGCTTTTTTAATTTCTTCTGGCGTTGTTTTATCTGTTAGATATAACACCATTAGCGGTTCAAAGTTGCTGTTATTGTGCGCTTGAATTCGCTCGTAGTAGCTAAGGGCAGAATCAGTACAGGTTGCTGGTGGTACAAGGTTAGGCATAATAATCGCGCGACCCATGTAACGGCTTACGTCACGTACGGTGTCTTTTAACTGGTCGCCATCACGTAAGTGAATGTGCCAATCGTCTGGGCGAGTAATGGTTAATTTAGCAGTTGTGTCTGTCATGATCCTACCTTTTATTGACGGTGAGCGGACGAACGTCCGATTGTGCTGATCTTATTGACTTGTGA
This region of Pseudoalteromonas spongiae UST010723-006 genomic DNA includes:
- the pyrC gene encoding dihydroorotase, with amino-acid sequence MTDTTAKLTITRPDDWHIHLRDGDQLKDTVRDVSRYMGRAIIMPNLVPPATCTDSALSYYERIQAHNNSNFEPLMVLYLTDKTTPEEIKKAKASGKIVAAKLYPAGATTNSDSGVTSIEGMYPVFEAMAEVGMLLLIHGEVTDSSIDIFDREKVFIENILCKIVDDFPNLKIVLEHITTKDAAEFVAAAGDNVAATITAHHLLYNRNHMLAGGIRPHYYCLPILKRNIHQEALIKAATSGSKKFFLGTDSAPHLKDKKEASCGCAGSYTAHAALELYAEAFEEAGALDKLEAFASFNGPDFYGLPRNTDTVTLEKDTWQVPESYPLGDDVVVPIRAGDEITWKVK
- a CDS encoding MFS transporter, whose translation is MKSFPSLYFTNLFLIGGTGLLTTYLALYLGQHNVSTFWIGLLTSFYYLGLLLGSKLGYHLIKSVGHIRTFVANTAAVTACVAAHALSDNIYLWLALRLIVGLSMMCNYMVLESWLNEQAAPESRGRVFSFYMITSYLGMVLGQLALSRFPELGYAPLFLVCMALSLGIIPISITRRIHPKPLKPIQVSLFGYFKKVPQSLTAVHFAGIINGSFYGLAPTFASLSGFSAQEIALFMSITIFAGLLAQWPMGVISDKIRRSILIRSNAVAIGVVSLALFLLPLTQYVAYALTFAFGLFAFTLYPLSSALANSRVEDEDRVGVSSALLIMFGAGAAIGSAVNAQIMAFFGHQALYGSTAVLTVVMFALLSFINSKQKAEQPEPSDYVVGTSDVTASPLAATMDPRIEETTAHEQLLVVDEENTHSQEDLDDEEFDDQEFTKQQHPDLDVSSEQTLKANEDNKNQASS